From Longimicrobium sp., one genomic window encodes:
- a CDS encoding ArsC/Spx/MgsR family protein has product MYWLPHCTTCQKAVQHLHDRGVRIASFRDLKAQPLERAEVEDLARKAGGAEKLFSKRAMKYRKLGLHEQTLTEDDLLRLMSEEYTFVTRPVTVAGNRATAGFSAKRVDELMR; this is encoded by the coding sequence GTGTACTGGCTCCCTCACTGCACCACCTGCCAGAAGGCCGTCCAGCACCTGCACGACCGCGGCGTCCGCATTGCCTCCTTTCGCGACCTCAAGGCCCAGCCCCTGGAACGCGCGGAGGTCGAGGACCTCGCGCGCAAAGCCGGCGGCGCGGAAAAGCTGTTCTCGAAGCGCGCCATGAAGTACCGCAAGCTGGGCCTCCACGAGCAGACCCTCACCGAAGACGACCTCCTCCGCCTGATGTCCGAGGAGTACACCTTCGTCACCCGCCCCGTCACCGTCGCCGGCAACCGCGCGACGGCGGGGTTCTCGGCGAAGCGCGTGGACGAGCTGATGCGGTAG
- a CDS encoding LeuA family protein: MQERDLVFDWNTQDGSFDYSTRRGVQLNDETLRDGLQSPSVTDPPIEDKIHLLHLMAELGIAAADIGLPGAGPRAVRDVEALARAIADERLPIEPNCAARTVRADVQPIVDVSQRVGIAIEAATFIGSSPIRQYAEDWTLERMLRSTEDAVSFAVAEGLPVMYVTEDTTRAQPEVVKALYRTAIECGARRICLCDTVGHATPHGVRRLIRFVIDEVVKPSGEDVKVDWHGHRDRGLGMPNCLAAIEEGAHRIHGTALGIGERCGNAEMDLLLVNLKLLGLHDWDLSKLNDYVQTAARACRVPLAYNWPVFGEDAFRTGTGVHAAAIIKAEAKGDAWLADRIYSGVPAGLFGLCQKIDISPMSGLSNVRYWMRAHGFDADDDALCSHVFNHAKTGDRTLTDAEVVALVAAYLAESPVLQGTQ; encoded by the coding sequence ATGCAGGAGCGCGACCTGGTCTTCGATTGGAACACGCAGGACGGCTCGTTCGACTATTCCACCCGGCGCGGCGTGCAGCTCAACGACGAGACGCTGCGCGACGGCCTGCAGTCGCCCTCCGTTACCGATCCGCCCATTGAAGACAAGATCCACCTCCTCCACCTGATGGCGGAGCTTGGGATCGCCGCGGCGGACATCGGCCTTCCCGGCGCCGGCCCGCGCGCCGTGCGCGACGTGGAAGCACTGGCGCGCGCAATTGCGGACGAGCGCCTCCCGATAGAGCCCAACTGCGCCGCCCGCACCGTTCGCGCCGACGTGCAGCCGATCGTCGACGTGTCGCAGCGGGTGGGGATCGCCATTGAGGCGGCCACCTTCATCGGATCGTCCCCCATCCGACAGTACGCCGAAGACTGGACGCTGGAGCGGATGCTGCGCTCCACCGAGGACGCCGTGAGCTTCGCCGTGGCGGAGGGCCTGCCGGTGATGTACGTGACGGAGGACACCACCCGCGCGCAACCGGAGGTGGTGAAGGCGCTGTACAGGACGGCGATCGAGTGCGGCGCGCGGCGCATCTGCCTGTGTGACACGGTGGGCCACGCCACCCCGCACGGCGTCCGCCGGCTGATCCGCTTCGTGATCGACGAGGTCGTGAAGCCGAGCGGCGAGGACGTCAAGGTCGACTGGCACGGCCACCGCGACCGCGGGCTGGGAATGCCCAACTGCCTGGCCGCCATCGAGGAGGGCGCGCACCGCATCCACGGCACCGCGCTCGGCATCGGCGAGCGCTGCGGCAACGCGGAGATGGATCTGCTCCTGGTGAACCTGAAGCTGCTGGGCCTGCACGACTGGGACCTGTCGAAGCTCAACGACTACGTGCAGACCGCCGCGCGCGCCTGCCGCGTGCCGCTGGCGTACAACTGGCCCGTCTTCGGCGAGGACGCCTTCCGCACCGGCACGGGCGTGCACGCCGCCGCCATCATCAAGGCCGAGGCCAAGGGCGACGCCTGGCTGGCGGACCGCATCTACTCCGGCGTCCCCGCGGGCCTCTTCGGCCTCTGCCAGAAGATCGACATCTCGCCGATGAGCGGCCTTTCCAACGTGCGCTACTGGATGCGCGCCCACGGCTTCGACGCCGACGACGACGCCCTCTGCAGCCACGTCTTCAACCACGCCAAGACCGGCGACCGCACCCTCACCGACGCCGAGGTCGTGGCACTGGTAGCCGCCTACCTTGCCGAGTCTCCGGTCCTGCAGGGGACGCAGTGA